A single Deltaproteobacteria bacterium DNA region contains:
- a CDS encoding sigma-54-dependent Fis family transcriptional regulator translates to MKHNILLIDDDAAIRSSMKAFLEDEGFFVKAVESGDEAVALVRQKVIPFSLALVDYHMPGLKGPGVIAKLREHDSKIHLLGFSGDDGIDPHNESLDSGALMFVAKDIENEKLLGIVHRVCREFEKKNKAVELTSPSENRKLIQSLKIEGASDHLAESCRLVFRYAPSYQTVLIRGENGTGKERIAHALHDQSPWRLGPFISVNCGAIAAELIESELFGHEKGSFSGATAARVGKFQAANGGTLFLDEIGELPLHLQPTLLRVLQEGEITPVGSNSTKKVKVRVITATNAPLEEMIKQRTFREDLFYRINALPITLEPLRKRPEDIPCLIEFFLEKANESSNPKKVILAECHSRLMKQSWPGNIRELANVIIRMHLMTDGTEISESTFERAIQTPEPAPSRKKMESVVDYEMWRVRTTDEEKKMLQRAIRSSSSLHEASERIGIARSRLRSRMRALDIENPFNERD, encoded by the coding sequence ATGAAACACAACATTCTTCTGATCGATGACGACGCTGCGATTCGATCGTCGATGAAGGCCTTTTTGGAAGACGAAGGCTTTTTCGTGAAGGCAGTCGAGAGCGGCGACGAAGCCGTTGCGCTCGTTCGTCAAAAGGTCATTCCGTTCTCGTTAGCCCTCGTTGATTATCACATGCCCGGACTCAAGGGGCCGGGTGTTATAGCCAAACTCCGTGAGCACGATTCGAAGATCCACTTGCTCGGATTTTCAGGCGATGACGGAATCGACCCGCACAATGAGTCTCTCGACTCGGGTGCGCTGATGTTCGTCGCGAAGGATATCGAAAACGAAAAGCTTCTCGGCATTGTTCATCGCGTTTGCCGAGAGTTCGAAAAGAAGAATAAAGCCGTCGAGCTGACAAGTCCGTCGGAAAACCGAAAGCTCATTCAAAGTTTGAAAATCGAAGGTGCTTCGGACCATCTCGCGGAATCATGCCGTCTGGTTTTTCGATATGCGCCGTCATATCAAACAGTCTTGATTCGCGGTGAAAACGGAACTGGTAAAGAACGAATCGCTCACGCTTTACATGATCAGTCACCGTGGAGGCTTGGACCGTTCATTTCCGTCAATTGCGGAGCGATCGCGGCCGAGTTGATTGAATCCGAACTCTTTGGTCATGAGAAGGGTTCGTTTAGCGGTGCGACGGCAGCCAGAGTCGGAAAGTTTCAGGCGGCGAACGGCGGCACTTTATTTTTGGACGAGATCGGTGAATTGCCACTGCATTTGCAGCCGACACTTCTTCGCGTTCTACAAGAGGGCGAAATCACGCCGGTTGGATCGAACTCCACCAAAAAGGTGAAGGTCCGTGTTATCACCGCAACGAATGCGCCGCTTGAGGAAATGATCAAGCAACGGACGTTTCGCGAAGACCTTTTCTATCGCATCAACGCGCTTCCGATAACACTAGAACCGCTTCGTAAACGACCGGAAGACATTCCGTGTTTGATCGAATTTTTTCTTGAGAAAGCTAACGAGTCGTCGAATCCAAAGAAAGTCATTCTTGCCGAGTGCCATAGTCGGTTGATGAAACAATCCTGGCCAGGAAACATTCGCGAGCTTGCGAACGTAATCATCAGAATGCACTTGATGACCGACGGAACTGAGATATCCGAGAGCACGTTCGAGCGCGCAATTCAAACGCCAGAGCCTGCTCCTTCGAGAAAGAAAATGGAGTCGGTGGTCGACTACGAGATGTGGCGAGTACGAACGACCGACGAAGAAAAGAAAATGCTCCAAAGGGCGATCAGATCGTCTAGCAGCCTTCACGAAGCCTCTGAGCGCATTGGCATCGCGAGGAGTCGGTTGAGATCCAGAATGCGGGCCTTAGATATCGAAAATCCATTTAACGAGAGGGACTAG